The following coding sequences are from one Arthrobacter sp. 24S4-2 window:
- a CDS encoding nitrilase-related carbon-nitrogen hydrolase, whose product MAVGLSTVVHGIGERRHIGRNLDIIEDAIHAAVSTIGINMPVKFITLAEGALTGFTDEIFDIPHVTAARELFIDIPGPETERLSALARHYKTYIAVQCKARWPEVMPDRFFNNMIVISPEGEIVHRAAKNHLWCRERSCTPHDIYDRWVELFGSGIDAFYPVLRTPDIGNIGTICCSDGEYPEAVRALALNGAEVVYRPSEAVPMTQTGPDAGGTWLLQNRAHAHFNSLYMICPNVGPVYAHPAMEHPFDIGGGNSHIIDYQGNVVAHTSSGNNTLVAGIVDVEALRQFRVMNLNSNWMKDLRTEIFQQMYEKPIHPANLWLKQEPAQHAEVDEVYRDNIRRLIERGAFTPPANSFEGARYIPASNDLAASAWATARKLWDE is encoded by the coding sequence ATGGCTGTGGGACTGTCTACGGTCGTGCACGGGATCGGTGAGCGCAGACATATTGGGCGGAATCTGGACATTATTGAGGACGCGATCCACGCCGCTGTCTCGACAATCGGCATAAACATGCCCGTCAAATTCATCACTCTGGCAGAGGGCGCCCTGACTGGCTTTACGGACGAGATCTTCGACATACCGCATGTAACCGCAGCGCGCGAACTGTTCATTGATATCCCAGGACCGGAAACTGAGCGGCTTTCCGCTCTTGCGCGCCATTACAAGACCTATATTGCCGTGCAGTGTAAGGCGCGCTGGCCAGAGGTGATGCCCGATAGATTCTTCAACAACATGATTGTTATCTCGCCAGAGGGTGAGATCGTGCATCGCGCGGCCAAGAACCATCTATGGTGTCGTGAGCGCTCTTGCACCCCTCACGACATCTACGATCGGTGGGTCGAACTATTTGGCAGTGGTATCGATGCCTTCTATCCGGTTCTACGTACCCCAGACATCGGCAACATCGGCACGATCTGTTGTAGTGATGGCGAATATCCCGAAGCTGTCCGAGCGCTGGCCCTAAATGGCGCCGAGGTCGTCTATCGACCCAGCGAGGCGGTACCCATGACTCAAACTGGCCCTGACGCCGGAGGTACTTGGCTGCTGCAGAATCGTGCCCACGCACACTTCAACAGCCTGTACATGATATGTCCGAATGTTGGCCCGGTCTATGCGCATCCCGCGATGGAGCATCCATTCGACATCGGCGGCGGGAACTCCCACATCATTGACTATCAAGGCAACGTGGTAGCTCATACGTCCTCGGGCAACAACACACTGGTGGCCGGGATCGTCGACGTAGAAGCGCTGCGCCAGTTCCGTGTCATGAACCTCAACTCCAACTGGATGAAAGATCTGCGTACTGAGATTTTCCAACAGATGTACGAAAAACCAATTCATCCCGCAAATCTTTGGCTTAAGCAGGAGCCGGCGCAACACGCCGAGGTCGATGAGGTCTACCGCGACAATATCCGTCGCCTGATCGAACGTGGCGCGTTTACACCTCCAGCCAACTCCTTCGAGGGCGCGCGTTATATTCCTGCGAGCAACGACCTTGCCGCGTCAGCCTGGGCGACAGCTCGCAAGCTCTGGGATGAGTGA
- a CDS encoding SDR family NAD(P)-dependent oxidoreductase produces MSTLPHIGHPDLLDKVCLVTGAGGGIGASASLYLADCGATVILADRNLAATSVIAKQIVERGSVASAILLDVTVDSEVAAAVEFIEREYGALHLAFNNAGVDGPALLLHEQDPNEVSRILDVNFFGVYRSMRHEIPAMLRAGGGVILNTASVGGIIAAPGIGPYCASKHAVIGLTKSAAADYGRLGIRVNALAPGAVRTNLLTDWLNEEGALEKMAEMTPQGRIAEPEEMAAIVGWMLSDASLFMTGSVVTADGGFTAV; encoded by the coding sequence ATGTCAACCCTTCCGCATATTGGACATCCCGATCTGTTGGACAAAGTTTGTCTCGTCACCGGCGCCGGCGGAGGCATCGGGGCCAGCGCATCACTCTATCTGGCCGACTGTGGCGCGACGGTGATTTTGGCGGATCGTAACCTTGCCGCGACATCTGTCATCGCTAAGCAGATCGTCGAGCGAGGTAGCGTGGCATCCGCGATCTTGCTTGATGTAACGGTCGACAGCGAAGTCGCTGCCGCCGTCGAATTTATTGAGCGGGAGTACGGTGCACTTCACCTAGCGTTCAATAATGCGGGCGTCGATGGGCCAGCGCTTTTGTTGCATGAACAGGATCCCAATGAAGTAAGCCGTATCCTTGACGTGAACTTTTTTGGGGTCTACCGGTCGATGAGGCACGAAATCCCCGCCATGCTCCGTGCCGGCGGGGGCGTCATTCTCAACACCGCATCGGTGGGCGGCATAATTGCGGCGCCGGGAATCGGCCCCTATTGCGCGAGTAAGCATGCTGTCATTGGCCTGACCAAGTCAGCAGCTGCAGACTATGGGCGACTCGGCATCCGGGTAAACGCCCTTGCTCCTGGAGCTGTGCGGACGAACCTTCTTACCGACTGGTTGAACGAGGAGGGCGCCCTCGAAAAGATGGCTGAGATGACTCCTCAGGGTCGCATTGCCGAACCTGAGGAGATGGCAGCCATCGTGGGCTGGATGCTGTCGGACGCGTCGCTCTTTATGACTGGCTCCGTTGTCACGGCGGACGGCGGCTTTACGGCAGTGTGA
- a CDS encoding SDR family NAD(P)-dependent oxidoreductase encodes MSQTKTPGRVIVTGGASGIGLAVAKAFLESGAQVGIVDKAFGDALAGYGNRLHTRVADVSDETEIAGAINELSTAMGGVDTVVASAGIDGELGASVGDVTTADFRRVLEVNVLGVFHTVKHSLPHMVEEEHASVTIIGSDSGFVSAPGMLAYNASKGALVQLTRALSFELFVQHGIRVNSVCPSIVDTPMARRGLGVESFEDAPYPVNTAEDVARSVLFLSSPQARAINGVNLLSDFGFSARSSFPA; translated from the coding sequence ATGAGTCAGACAAAAACCCCAGGACGTGTAATCGTGACCGGCGGTGCTTCAGGTATCGGTTTGGCTGTCGCGAAGGCATTCCTCGAAAGCGGTGCCCAGGTCGGTATCGTTGACAAGGCATTTGGTGACGCCCTCGCCGGATATGGCAATCGCCTGCACACCAGGGTGGCAGACGTCTCCGACGAAACGGAGATTGCCGGGGCCATCAACGAACTGAGCACTGCCATGGGGGGAGTCGATACGGTCGTGGCCAGTGCCGGCATTGACGGGGAATTGGGCGCTAGCGTCGGTGACGTCACTACCGCCGACTTTCGTCGTGTTCTTGAGGTGAACGTGCTCGGCGTATTCCACACTGTCAAGCACTCGCTGCCACACATGGTCGAGGAGGAGCACGCATCCGTGACGATTATCGGGTCGGATTCGGGATTCGTCTCGGCCCCAGGCATGCTTGCCTACAACGCCTCGAAAGGTGCCCTGGTGCAATTGACCAGGGCTCTTTCTTTCGAGCTTTTCGTCCAACACGGCATCAGAGTCAACAGTGTGTGCCCGTCGATTGTCGACACGCCCATGGCACGTCGCGGTCTGGGCGTCGAGAGCTTCGAGGACGCGCCATACCCGGTCAACACAGCAGAGGATGTGGCCCGAAGCGTACTGTTCCTCTCTTCTCCTCAGGCACGAGCGATTAACGGGGTGAACCTGCTGTCCGATTTTGGATTCTCCGCCCGCTCGTCGTTCCCGGCGTAA
- the catA gene encoding catechol 1,2-dioxygenase, which produces MSVETQATAADSGAKATERFRANKSVTSEVTTERVNRLASRAIKALVDTVLEEKVTYEEYNALKAWLIEVGETGEWPLFLDVWVEHAVEEVANENRQGSKGTIEGPYYVPESPVLESPGTLPMRDDEPGTPLVLHGKVTKVDGSALAGAKVEIWHADDLGFYSQFAPEIPEWNLRGTILTDDDGRYEINTVQPAPYQIPTDGACGKLIEAAGWHAWRPAHLHLKVSADNHQLITTQLYFQAGEHLSDDIASAVKPELILNPQDKNDGSDKEVAYDFALAQAN; this is translated from the coding sequence ATGTCCGTAGAAACACAGGCCACAGCCGCTGACTCGGGAGCCAAGGCTACCGAGCGCTTCCGGGCCAACAAGAGCGTCACCTCCGAAGTCACCACTGAACGGGTTAACCGACTTGCTTCACGCGCCATCAAAGCCCTGGTCGACACCGTTCTTGAGGAAAAGGTCACCTATGAGGAGTACAACGCACTCAAGGCCTGGCTGATCGAGGTGGGCGAGACCGGCGAATGGCCACTGTTCCTAGACGTGTGGGTCGAACATGCCGTCGAGGAAGTGGCCAACGAAAACCGGCAAGGCAGCAAGGGCACCATCGAAGGCCCCTACTACGTACCCGAATCACCGGTCTTGGAGTCCCCCGGAACACTCCCGATGCGCGACGATGAGCCGGGCACGCCACTGGTGCTGCACGGCAAAGTCACCAAAGTCGACGGCAGCGCCCTTGCCGGCGCAAAAGTGGAAATCTGGCACGCGGATGATCTTGGCTTCTACTCCCAGTTCGCGCCCGAAATTCCCGAGTGGAACCTCCGTGGCACAATCCTGACAGACGATGACGGGCGGTACGAAATCAACACCGTGCAGCCCGCGCCTTACCAGATCCCCACAGACGGGGCCTGTGGGAAACTCATCGAAGCAGCAGGCTGGCACGCCTGGCGCCCCGCCCACCTCCACCTGAAAGTCAGCGCCGACAACCACCAACTGATCACGACCCAGCTCTACTTCCAGGCCGGCGAACACCTCAGCGACGATATCGCCTCGGCAGTCAAGCCGGAACTGATTCTCAACCCCCAGGACAAGAACGACGGCTCGGACAAGGAAGTGGCCTACGACTTCGCCCTGGCGCAGGCAAACTAG
- the catC gene encoding muconolactone Delta-isomerase, producing the protein MLYLVKMDVNVPSHLPPAEVEAAKATERARSQELQRDGRWVHLWRVVGRYSNYSVFDVDSNDELHEILQALPLYPFMKIEVTPLAQHPSALDSSK; encoded by the coding sequence ATGCTTTATCTCGTCAAGATGGACGTGAATGTTCCATCACATCTGCCACCGGCGGAAGTTGAAGCCGCTAAGGCCACCGAAAGAGCCCGTTCCCAGGAGTTGCAACGTGACGGGCGCTGGGTTCACCTGTGGCGCGTCGTGGGCCGCTACTCAAACTACTCAGTATTCGACGTGGACAGCAACGACGAACTCCACGAAATCCTGCAGGCACTCCCGCTTTACCCCTTCATGAAAATCGAGGTCACACCCCTTGCTCAGCACCCTTCCGCCCTCGATAGCAGCAAATAA
- a CDS encoding mandelate racemase/muconate lactonizing enzyme family protein gives MKIDRIEAIPYSIPYSRPLAFASGYVSDAEHVLIRMHTDEGISGVADLPPRPYTYGETQQSAMAVVETIFAPAILGLDPLERGKIHAILNRTVHNQTAKGAIDIALWDIIGKSCDKPVSSLLGAYTDRMSVSHMLGFKPASELLDEAVSIRAEYGINTFKLKVGRRPLALDIEACHVLRDGLGSDVDIYLDANRGWTANEALEVLRRTEGLGLSLLEEPCDAKETMSRRRLVTKSAIPVVGDESVPTAGDVSRELLSGGCNAISIKTARSGFTEAQQILGLCTGLGIDVVMGNQIDSQIGTLATIAFGAAHEATSRRAGELSNFLDMSDDLLAEPLTIINGTIKVRDVPGVGADIDPERLERYRQDR, from the coding sequence TTGAAGATAGATCGCATAGAGGCGATCCCCTACTCGATCCCTTACTCAAGGCCACTCGCTTTCGCAAGCGGTTATGTGAGCGACGCCGAGCATGTGCTCATCCGCATGCACACGGACGAAGGAATTAGCGGAGTAGCAGATCTTCCCCCGCGCCCCTACACGTACGGTGAAACGCAGCAGTCAGCCATGGCCGTCGTAGAGACGATTTTTGCGCCCGCAATCCTGGGCTTGGACCCACTGGAGCGCGGCAAGATCCACGCCATCCTCAACCGAACTGTCCACAATCAAACCGCCAAGGGTGCCATTGACATCGCTCTGTGGGACATCATTGGGAAGTCCTGCGACAAACCGGTGTCCAGCCTGCTCGGCGCGTACACGGACCGCATGTCAGTGAGTCACATGCTCGGATTCAAACCGGCGTCGGAACTCCTTGACGAAGCAGTAAGCATCAGGGCCGAATACGGCATCAACACATTCAAACTCAAGGTTGGGCGCCGCCCGCTCGCGCTTGACATAGAGGCCTGCCACGTCTTAAGGGACGGTCTGGGCTCCGACGTGGACATATACCTGGATGCAAACCGCGGCTGGACAGCAAATGAGGCTCTGGAGGTCCTCCGGAGAACCGAAGGGCTGGGTCTTTCGCTGCTGGAAGAGCCTTGCGACGCGAAAGAGACCATGAGCCGGCGCCGCCTCGTTACCAAATCGGCCATCCCCGTCGTAGGCGACGAAAGTGTCCCTACCGCCGGAGACGTCTCGCGGGAACTGCTCTCCGGCGGCTGCAACGCCATCAGCATCAAGACAGCACGCAGCGGATTCACAGAAGCCCAACAAATCCTGGGGCTGTGCACCGGACTGGGCATCGACGTCGTCATGGGCAACCAGATCGATTCCCAAATCGGAACGCTGGCCACCATCGCCTTCGGGGCAGCCCACGAAGCAACCTCACGCCGGGCCGGGGAACTTTCCAACTTCCTGGACATGTCCGATGACCTGCTCGCAGAACCGCTCACCATCATCAACGGAACGATTAAGGTCCGCGACGTTCCAGGCGTAGGGGCCGACATCGATCCCGAGCGGCTCGAACGCTATCGGCAAGACCGCTAG
- a CDS encoding MFS transporter: MISSTAKPGSLAEAVQTGRMNKRAWLITVMLVLFQIIAFADKAVLGLVAQQAIPELGISTVQFGFIGSAFFFLYAIASVFLGIWAGKVPIKWVLLAMGLSWAILQFPMLFGGGAAVLLVTRILLGGAEGPATAISLSSAHSWFRPADRSLPSNLIAIGSTLGPVVAAPLLAVVIVNFGWRWAFGVLGIFGVVWTIAWFMLGADGPYGGKRAKSSKTETHHGLTALESETAARAEASTSAPGPDSAEQDKLAGIDRQQRVPWRAILTSGSFVVAVFAGFTNFWTQGFLTTWSPKYLAGVVNLSPEMVAVFFTFPWLFGAAVLLALGILGRYLMRRGLSVHKAIGIPFGVSLALAGVSFLLLPATTGAASVVLLTVAAGCSVIYPMAPSAMAYAVGPRQRPVLMATLGGIASVGAIISPTAVGLFMDNAGYRTPSPGQKDTVEMIANMTSGVHQSFGVAGLLLLTAGVLSVFFLNPDRTGQRLQRKYAHDADTESTVGAKH; encoded by the coding sequence ATGATTTCCTCAACTGCAAAGCCAGGATCCCTGGCAGAGGCCGTCCAAACTGGCCGCATGAATAAGCGGGCGTGGCTGATAACGGTCATGCTCGTTCTCTTCCAGATCATCGCCTTCGCCGATAAGGCAGTCCTGGGCCTCGTGGCCCAACAGGCGATACCTGAGCTAGGCATCAGCACGGTGCAATTTGGCTTCATCGGCAGCGCCTTTTTCTTTCTGTACGCCATCGCCTCAGTGTTCCTCGGGATCTGGGCAGGTAAAGTCCCCATCAAGTGGGTGCTCCTTGCCATGGGACTCAGCTGGGCTATTCTTCAATTTCCGATGCTCTTCGGCGGTGGTGCAGCAGTTCTTCTCGTAACCCGGATCCTGCTTGGCGGTGCCGAAGGACCAGCGACGGCCATCTCACTGTCATCAGCGCATTCCTGGTTTCGTCCGGCGGACAGATCCTTGCCCAGCAACCTCATCGCCATCGGTTCAACCCTCGGGCCTGTAGTGGCAGCCCCCCTGCTGGCCGTCGTTATCGTCAATTTCGGTTGGCGCTGGGCCTTCGGCGTATTGGGAATCTTCGGAGTTGTCTGGACGATAGCCTGGTTCATGTTGGGAGCCGATGGCCCATATGGAGGCAAGCGAGCCAAGTCATCCAAAACGGAGACCCACCACGGGTTGACGGCCCTCGAATCCGAAACAGCTGCCCGTGCGGAGGCGTCCACAAGCGCTCCAGGACCAGATTCCGCTGAGCAGGACAAACTGGCAGGAATCGATCGTCAGCAGCGCGTTCCATGGCGGGCAATCCTCACTTCCGGTTCCTTCGTCGTGGCCGTTTTCGCGGGATTCACTAACTTCTGGACGCAGGGGTTCCTGACCACCTGGTCCCCCAAATACCTCGCAGGTGTTGTTAATCTCTCGCCTGAAATGGTCGCCGTCTTCTTTACTTTCCCCTGGCTCTTCGGAGCCGCCGTCTTGCTCGCCCTGGGCATCCTCGGCCGGTACCTGATGAGGCGTGGCCTGAGCGTTCACAAAGCCATCGGCATACCCTTTGGGGTGTCTCTTGCCCTGGCCGGAGTGTCCTTCCTACTCCTGCCCGCAACAACGGGTGCGGCGTCGGTAGTACTACTGACAGTTGCCGCCGGGTGCAGTGTTATCTACCCCATGGCCCCGAGCGCCATGGCGTATGCGGTCGGGCCCCGGCAGAGGCCAGTCCTGATGGCCACGTTGGGAGGCATCGCATCTGTCGGCGCCATCATCTCCCCGACAGCTGTCGGTCTCTTCATGGACAATGCCGGCTACCGCACTCCAAGTCCAGGGCAAAAGGACACGGTCGAAATGATCGCGAACATGACCTCAGGGGTCCACCAATCATTCGGCGTGGCCGGCTTGCTGCTGCTTACGGCCGGCGTCCTGTCCGTCTTCTTCCTCAATCCCGACCGCACGGGTCAACGCCTACAGCGCAAGTACGCTCACGATGCAGACACTGAAAGCACTGTCGGCGCCAAACACTAA
- a CDS encoding amidase, translating into MTAPNSLLELTSKLRDGTITPHDAVEDSLKSIADTEESIRAWVIVDEEGALGQASALEAAGGPPGPLWGVPVAVKDLIDVRGLPTGCGSSLKGRVPAQVDADCVRLLRGAGAVLLGKTVTTEFGYFSPGPTRNPVNPEHTPGGSSSGSAAAVAAGTVPLALGTQTAGSLTRPASYCGVAGFVASQGQFTMSGITGLSKSLDSLGLLARSVKDLRYAWDALSGHDAIETQDNPGSVDLLLWNGSGLDELTPDMTDALNHTSTVLSNGHEIHHTEWTDHELIRGLAEDHATVMAAEAAVERSAELTQPESLSQPFIDLLTAGRGVKEEQYHAALERLAASRRIFLALLERFDAVLGPAALGAAPLGEATGSPILSRPWQAMGLPALTIPGLRNRFGMPLGLQLIGVPGREPKLFEIGERIENALRASASHHIQPALTQ; encoded by the coding sequence TTGACCGCCCCCAACAGCCTGCTGGAGCTGACTTCCAAACTCCGTGACGGGACCATCACACCTCATGACGCCGTTGAGGACAGCCTCAAGTCCATCGCTGACACGGAAGAGTCAATTCGGGCATGGGTAATAGTGGATGAGGAAGGTGCCCTCGGGCAAGCATCCGCCCTGGAGGCTGCCGGCGGACCACCGGGGCCGCTGTGGGGCGTACCCGTTGCGGTAAAGGACCTCATCGACGTCCGAGGCCTGCCGACGGGGTGCGGGTCCAGTCTGAAAGGCCGTGTTCCTGCCCAGGTCGACGCAGACTGTGTTCGTCTCCTACGCGGTGCCGGAGCCGTGCTACTTGGCAAGACCGTGACGACCGAGTTCGGCTACTTCAGCCCCGGCCCCACCCGCAACCCCGTCAACCCCGAACACACCCCCGGCGGCTCATCCAGCGGCTCAGCAGCCGCCGTCGCAGCCGGCACGGTACCGCTGGCCCTGGGGACGCAAACGGCCGGATCCCTAACCCGCCCCGCCTCCTACTGCGGCGTTGCAGGCTTTGTGGCATCCCAAGGACAGTTCACGATGTCCGGCATAACCGGATTGAGCAAATCCCTGGATTCCCTCGGGTTACTGGCCCGCAGCGTGAAAGACCTTCGCTATGCGTGGGATGCCCTAAGCGGCCATGACGCAATCGAGACTCAGGACAACCCCGGTTCCGTGGATCTCCTGCTCTGGAACGGCAGCGGGCTGGACGAGCTGACCCCGGACATGACAGATGCACTGAACCACACCTCCACCGTGCTCAGCAACGGCCATGAAATTCACCACACCGAGTGGACAGACCACGAACTGATCCGCGGTCTGGCGGAAGACCACGCCACAGTGATGGCTGCAGAAGCCGCCGTCGAGCGCTCTGCTGAGCTCACTCAACCGGAGTCGCTGAGCCAACCCTTCATCGATCTCCTCACCGCGGGCCGCGGCGTCAAGGAGGAGCAGTACCATGCCGCCCTCGAGCGCCTCGCCGCTTCCCGTCGCATATTTCTGGCGTTGCTGGAACGATTCGATGCAGTGTTGGGCCCGGCGGCCCTGGGGGCGGCACCGCTCGGCGAAGCCACAGGAAGTCCCATTCTTAGCCGACCCTGGCAGGCAATGGGCCTTCCCGCGTTGACCATCCCCGGATTACGCAACCGGTTCGGGATGCCCCTTGGTTTGCAGCTCATCGGCGTCCCCGGCCGGGAACCGAAGCTCTTCGAAATCGGCGAACGCATAGAAAACGCCCTCCGCGCTTCTGCCAGCCATCACATCCAGCCGGCCCTCACTCAGTAG
- the hpaC gene encoding 4-hydroxyphenylacetate 3-monooxygenase, reductase component — MPELSQIQKDFRSAMAHLPAAVNVVTTDGPHGRVGITVSAVCSVTDSPPTVLVCVNQGSATHDIFRNNGEICINVLSGEHEELARHFSGATKVPMEERFGWDIWEKDAGSVPVLRDALVKIVGRISDRSIQGSHSVIFVQVDRIEVQEERDSLVYFKRQFHRLSVTPELVAV, encoded by the coding sequence ATGCCCGAACTTTCCCAGATCCAGAAGGATTTCCGGTCGGCGATGGCCCACCTGCCGGCAGCAGTAAACGTCGTTACCACTGACGGCCCGCACGGCCGGGTCGGCATAACTGTTAGTGCTGTCTGCTCCGTGACCGATTCGCCGCCGACAGTTCTCGTCTGCGTAAACCAGGGCAGCGCTACACATGACATCTTCCGGAACAACGGCGAGATCTGCATCAACGTCCTCAGCGGCGAACACGAGGAGCTCGCCCGCCACTTTTCAGGTGCGACCAAGGTACCCATGGAGGAACGCTTCGGATGGGACATCTGGGAGAAGGACGCCGGAAGTGTGCCGGTCCTGCGGGACGCGCTGGTCAAGATCGTCGGCCGCATCAGCGATCGCTCCATTCAGGGGTCCCATTCAGTGATTTTCGTCCAGGTGGACCGCATTGAGGTTCAGGAGGAGCGTGACAGCCTCGTTTACTTCAAGCGGCAGTTTCATCGCCTTTCCGTGACACCGGAACTGGTGGCAGTTTGA
- a CDS encoding response regulator transcription factor encodes MDSPEALVYIVDDDQELCASLSWLLESVNIKSRIYNDVATFLAEYDPELPACLVLDVRMPRTGGFQLQETLNQLSSPIPIIFVSAHGDIRMSVKALRQGAMNFLEKPYDPQHMLDVVQETLELAQERFEADRGRREIKKRIASLTPREREILALVIDGLPSQNIARKLGTSVKTIDVHRTRIKAKTGADSIATLVRDILQHQVPVI; translated from the coding sequence ATGGATTCACCCGAAGCGCTCGTGTACATCGTTGACGATGATCAGGAGCTATGCGCCTCACTGTCGTGGCTGCTCGAGTCGGTGAACATCAAGTCCCGGATCTACAACGACGTGGCCACATTCCTTGCCGAGTATGATCCGGAATTGCCGGCGTGCCTGGTGCTGGATGTCCGGATGCCCAGAACTGGCGGGTTCCAGCTGCAGGAGACCTTGAACCAGCTTTCCTCACCGATTCCCATCATTTTTGTCTCAGCACATGGAGACATACGGATGTCAGTGAAGGCGTTGCGGCAGGGTGCCATGAACTTTCTGGAAAAGCCCTACGATCCCCAGCACATGCTGGACGTGGTCCAGGAAACCTTGGAGCTGGCTCAGGAGCGCTTCGAAGCCGACCGCGGACGGCGAGAAATCAAGAAACGAATTGCTAGTTTGACTCCCCGCGAGCGGGAAATACTTGCATTGGTCATCGATGGACTTCCGAGTCAAAACATCGCTCGGAAGCTCGGAACCAGTGTGAAAACGATCGATGTCCACAGGACCCGCATCAAGGCTAAAACCGGCGCGGATAGCATTGCCACGCTTGTGCGCGACATCCTGCAGCACCAAGTGCCCGTGATTTAG
- a CDS encoding PDR/VanB family oxidoreductase — protein sequence MGMFKVRVAEVLEETGNIKSFRLQRTDGAAFDPYPAGAHIDIVGPTAVVRQYSLCSPPDTAEDYIIAVKLEPESRGGSAALHGQVEVGQELEISAPRNLLSVATDADRHILVAAGIGVTPMISIAYHLHRAGQDFDLHYFARSRDEAAFCELLSERSGFGERVHFHFGLKREDQPSALDKAFVGLTTVSHVYTCGPEGFMERVQQHALAVLSEENVHIEHFQAGTPIDTDSDVPFEVELDGEVYEVPVGKSIVQVLADNEVEVDTTCQEGICGTCIMGVLAGQPDHRDQCMSSSEKKANDQIAACVSRAKSSRLVLELF from the coding sequence ATGGGTATGTTCAAGGTACGGGTAGCCGAAGTTTTGGAGGAAACCGGTAACATCAAGTCCTTCCGCCTCCAGCGCACAGATGGGGCAGCGTTCGACCCCTACCCGGCGGGAGCGCACATTGACATTGTTGGCCCCACTGCGGTGGTGCGCCAATACTCACTGTGCAGTCCTCCGGATACGGCGGAAGACTACATCATCGCCGTCAAACTCGAACCAGAGTCGCGCGGCGGTTCAGCAGCACTCCATGGCCAGGTGGAAGTCGGCCAGGAACTCGAGATCAGCGCCCCACGCAATCTTCTCTCGGTCGCCACTGACGCTGACCGCCACATCCTTGTGGCCGCCGGCATCGGAGTCACACCAATGATCAGCATCGCGTACCATCTGCATCGCGCCGGACAGGACTTTGACCTGCATTACTTTGCACGGTCCCGTGATGAAGCGGCCTTCTGCGAATTACTCAGCGAAAGAAGTGGCTTCGGTGAACGAGTTCACTTCCACTTCGGTCTCAAACGTGAGGACCAACCTTCTGCTTTGGACAAAGCATTCGTCGGCCTCACTACCGTGTCGCACGTCTACACGTGCGGACCAGAAGGCTTCATGGAGCGCGTTCAACAGCACGCTTTGGCAGTGCTTTCGGAAGAAAACGTTCATATCGAACACTTCCAAGCGGGCACACCCATCGATACTGACAGCGACGTGCCATTCGAGGTTGAACTGGACGGTGAGGTCTACGAGGTCCCCGTCGGAAAGTCCATCGTGCAAGTTTTGGCGGACAACGAAGTTGAAGTCGACACCACATGCCAGGAAGGAATCTGCGGCACCTGCATTATGGGCGTCCTCGCCGGGCAGCCTGACCATCGTGACCAGTGCATGTCCAGCAGCGAGAAGAAAGCCAATGACCAGATCGCGGCGTGCGTTTCGAGAGCCAAGAGTTCACGCCTCGTCCTTGAGCTCTTCTGA
- a CDS encoding SDR family NAD(P)-dependent oxidoreductase has product MNNVALVTGAARGLGEIIARKLHKEGFRIAITGTSAESVQPIADSLDPSGETVWAGALDIRRKSDFEAVLDALAEKWGGTDVLVNNAGRSKVAPLLEITPEDFSDNVEINLKGTFLGCQVFAPHFRDRGYGRIINIHSLAGHNGGTATGAHYAASKGGVSTLTKVFAREFASSGVTVNAVSPGPLELPVVYETVDHDKLDSIKASIPVGRFGDAEFVADTVALLASPGASSVTGACWDINGGIYMR; this is encoded by the coding sequence ATGAACAACGTCGCATTAGTTACAGGCGCCGCCCGAGGTCTCGGCGAAATCATCGCCCGTAAGCTGCACAAAGAGGGATTCCGGATAGCTATCACAGGCACCAGCGCGGAATCCGTCCAGCCGATCGCGGACAGCCTTGACCCGTCAGGGGAAACGGTTTGGGCGGGAGCACTGGACATCCGCCGGAAGAGTGACTTCGAAGCAGTCCTTGACGCTTTGGCTGAAAAGTGGGGCGGGACCGATGTCCTGGTCAACAATGCAGGGCGCTCAAAGGTGGCCCCTCTTCTGGAAATAACCCCCGAAGATTTTTCCGACAATGTCGAGATCAATCTCAAAGGGACCTTCCTGGGCTGCCAGGTTTTCGCACCGCACTTCCGCGACCGGGGCTACGGCCGGATCATCAACATCCATTCGCTGGCCGGGCATAACGGAGGAACAGCTACGGGAGCACACTATGCCGCCTCGAAAGGCGGTGTTTCGACCCTGACGAAGGTCTTCGCGCGGGAGTTCGCGTCCTCCGGGGTAACGGTTAATGCGGTGTCTCCAGGCCCACTGGAGCTTCCCGTTGTTTACGAAACGGTGGATCACGACAAGCTGGACTCCATCAAGGCAAGTATTCCCGTGGGCCGCTTTGGCGATGCCGAATTCGTTGCCGACACAGTTGCCCTGCTGGCCTCACCCGGCGCCTCATCGGTGACGGGAGCCTGCTGGGACATCAACGGCGGCATCTACATGCGCTAA